In Spirochaeta isovalerica, the genomic window GCGGGGAGATCGCCATGATTTTTCAGGACCCCATGACAGCGCTCAACCCCGTATTCACCGTGGGCGGACAGATCGGCGAAAACCTGAAATACCATGCAAAAATAACCGCACGGAAGATCAGGAAGAAAACCGTCGATCTTCTCAGTGACATGGGCATCCCGGCGCCGGAACAGAGGGCGAAGGAGTTCCCCCACCAGTTTTCCGGCGGCATGAGGCAGCGCGCCATGATCGCCATGGCCATGTCCTGCAATCCCCGGGTTCTGATCGCCGATGAGCCGACCACGGCCCTGGACGTGACCATTCAGGCCCAGATCTTCGAGCTGATGGAGACCCTGAAAAAAGACTACGGCACGGCCATTATGCTCATCACCCACGATATGGGGGTCGTGACCGAACTGGCTGACGATGTGGCCGTCATGTATATGGGAAACATTGTGGAAAGCGGCACCGTGGAGGATGTTCTCCACAGGCCCGCCCATCCCTACACAAGGGCCCTTCTCAGTTCCATACCCGTTCTGGGAAAAGGGAAACAGCAGGAGCTCGAACCTATCAAGGGCTCTACTCCCGATCCCTACGACAGGCCGGTCGGCTGCCAGTTCCAGCCCCGGTGCGACTTTGCCACGGACAAATGCGGAACTGCTCCCGTGGAAGAATCGTGCGGTGAAA contains:
- a CDS encoding ABC transporter ATP-binding protein translates to MDKDTIIEVKNLKTFFYTNQRCNKAINGVSFSVKRGKTLCIVGESGCGKSVTASSIMGLLPKLSRIEEGEINYYSERHGKLRIDQLEQNGPTMRSIRGGEIAMIFQDPMTALNPVFTVGGQIGENLKYHAKITARKIRKKTVDLLSDMGIPAPEQRAKEFPHQFSGGMRQRAMIAMAMSCNPRVLIADEPTTALDVTIQAQIFELMETLKKDYGTAIMLITHDMGVVTELADDVAVMYMGNIVESGTVEDVLHRPAHPYTRALLSSIPVLGKGKQQELEPIKGSTPDPYDRPVGCQFQPRCDFATDKCGTAPVEESCGETHSVMCWYYREVMNHEGK